Proteins from a genomic interval of Acidobacteriota bacterium:
- a CDS encoding fatty acyl-AMP ligase: MSPPAETLTAALLRAAERFPQRGVAIYDGRGRRAERRSYQQLLASVQACASQLAGLGVQPGEPVLVSLPTSWEWMDAWMGALLLGALPVAIAPAGAMGSSVAHTQRVAAILDLLGARRAVAGTALRTGAEELGLDGLAQAVITPEELRAMTAIGFTAPQPSPDDLAFLQLTSGSTGLSRAVKISHRAAVHNGLASDEAIGAPHGAAASTWAESMVSWLPLHHDMGLVGCLFLCLNRGLDLWLLNPTTFLARPRLWLENLGNHGVCFAPAPNFGYQLCVERIAPKQLQGLDLSRWRAAMTGAEMVRPETVEAFCQLTAGCGFRPEAFRPCYGLAEATLAVTFDRRGEGLRTLPLPAGADTGLGLGDVACVGEAVADTELRIAGPAGRPLAEDRIGEVWVRGPGVFDGYYNDPEATAESLVDGWLRTGDLGFLHDGELYLTGRTKDVLILRGHNLMPHELEWLAEEAIGGGGAQRCGAFSIARSGAGEEPVLVLEVDSRSQENLEELEREIRQRIGRALSLPLADLVFVRRGKIPKTTSGKVQRRQLRQQYLDDELEALI; the protein is encoded by the coding sequence TTGAGCCCTCCCGCCGAGACCCTCACCGCCGCCCTGCTGCGCGCCGCCGAGCGCTTCCCTCAGCGGGGCGTCGCCATCTATGACGGCCGCGGCCGCCGGGCCGAACGGCGCAGCTACCAGCAGCTGCTGGCTTCGGTGCAAGCCTGCGCCTCCCAGCTGGCGGGGCTGGGAGTGCAGCCGGGGGAGCCGGTACTGGTCTCCCTGCCCACCTCCTGGGAATGGATGGACGCCTGGATGGGCGCCCTGCTCCTGGGCGCGCTGCCGGTGGCCATCGCCCCCGCCGGCGCCATGGGCTCCTCCGTCGCCCACACCCAGCGGGTAGCGGCGATCCTCGATCTGCTGGGGGCGCGGCGGGCGGTGGCCGGCACCGCCCTGCGCACCGGCGCCGAAGAGCTCGGCCTCGACGGGCTGGCCCAGGCGGTGATCACCCCCGAGGAGCTGCGGGCGATGACCGCCATCGGCTTCACCGCTCCCCAGCCGTCCCCGGACGACCTCGCCTTCCTGCAGCTCACCAGCGGCTCCACCGGGCTGTCCCGGGCGGTGAAAATCTCCCATCGCGCGGCGGTGCACAACGGCCTGGCCAGCGACGAGGCCATCGGCGCCCCCCACGGCGCCGCCGCCAGCACCTGGGCCGAGAGCATGGTCTCCTGGCTTCCCCTGCACCACGACATGGGCCTGGTGGGCTGCCTCTTCCTGTGCCTCAACCGCGGCCTCGACCTCTGGCTGCTCAACCCCACCACCTTCCTGGCCCGCCCCCGGCTGTGGCTCGAGAACCTGGGCAACCACGGCGTGTGCTTCGCGCCGGCGCCCAACTTCGGCTACCAGCTGTGCGTCGAGCGCATCGCTCCCAAGCAGCTCCAGGGCCTTGATCTATCCCGCTGGCGGGCTGCCATGACCGGCGCCGAGATGGTCCGGCCGGAGACCGTCGAAGCCTTTTGCCAACTCACCGCCGGCTGCGGTTTCCGTCCCGAGGCCTTCCGCCCCTGCTACGGTCTGGCGGAGGCGACCTTGGCGGTGACCTTCGACCGCCGCGGCGAAGGCCTGCGCACCCTGCCGCTGCCGGCGGGGGCGGACACCGGTCTGGGCCTGGGGGACGTGGCCTGCGTCGGCGAAGCGGTGGCGGATACGGAGCTGCGCATCGCCGGCCCCGCCGGGCGGCCCCTCGCCGAGGACCGCATCGGCGAGGTTTGGGTGCGCGGCCCCGGCGTCTTCGACGGCTACTACAACGATCCCGAGGCCACCGCCGAATCCCTGGTGGACGGCTGGCTGCGCACCGGTGACCTGGGCTTCCTCCACGACGGCGAGCTCTACCTCACCGGCCGCACCAAGGACGTGCTCATCCTGCGCGGGCACAACCTCATGCCCCACGAGCTCGAATGGCTGGCGGAAGAGGCCATCGGCGGCGGCGGCGCCCAGCGCTGTGGCGCCTTCTCCATCGCCCGCAGCGGCGCCGGCGAGGAGCCGGTGTTGGTGCTGGAGGTGGACAGCCGCAGCCAGGAGAACCTGGAAGAGCTGGAGCGGGAAATTCGACAGCGCATCGGCCGCGCACTATCCTTGCCCCTCGCCGACCTGGTGTTCGTACGCCGCGGCAAGATTCCCAAAACCACCAGCGGCAAGGTTCAGCGCCGGCAGCTGCGCCAGCAATATCTGGACGACGAGCTGGAGGCCCTGATCTGA
- a CDS encoding acyl carrier protein, translating into MKIDEQKKIATSVIAEISGTDAGEIQPQMDLVAELGIDSPKALQLLVELEDRLEIEISDEEAAGLDTVGDIYQFLEARSVEAKG; encoded by the coding sequence ATGAAGATCGACGAACAAAAGAAGATCGCCACCTCCGTCATCGCGGAGATCAGCGGTACCGATGCCGGCGAGATCCAGCCCCAGATGGACCTGGTGGCGGAGCTGGGCATCGACTCCCCCAAGGCCTTGCAGCTGCTGGTGGAGCTGGAGGACCGGCTGGAGATCGAGATCAGCGACGAGGAGGCCGCCGGCCTCGACACCGTCGGTGACATCTACCAATTCCTGGAGGCCCGGTCTGTGGAGGCAAAAGGCTGA
- a CDS encoding chemotaxis protein CheW → MQQSNPSKLRWTVGGGDRQGKEPFLIVIAGGVRCALALGEVGEVLRPLAVTQVAGAPPEVAGVAVVRGRSLPVLRLAGLFDDEGVGGRRPTDAGPVDAGPSDARPAGRWVTLHDPKAPVLAVDAVERVRWLDAQELDRADLLSEAAAGAVGRLGALDRQILVCLETARIVEALDLPHRSIASDEAAAGDSSIGDSR, encoded by the coding sequence ATGCAGCAGTCCAATCCATCCAAGCTCCGCTGGACCGTCGGTGGTGGAGATCGGCAGGGCAAAGAGCCGTTTCTCATCGTCATCGCCGGTGGAGTACGTTGCGCTCTGGCCTTGGGCGAGGTCGGAGAGGTGTTGCGCCCTCTGGCGGTGACCCAGGTGGCGGGGGCACCACCGGAAGTCGCCGGGGTGGCGGTGGTCCGGGGGCGCTCGCTGCCGGTTCTGCGGCTGGCAGGATTGTTCGACGATGAAGGGGTCGGAGGACGGCGCCCAACGGATGCAGGCCCAGTGGATGCCGGCCCATCGGATGCACGCCCAGCAGGCCGCTGGGTCACGCTGCACGATCCCAAGGCGCCGGTGCTGGCGGTGGACGCGGTGGAGAGGGTGCGCTGGCTCGATGCGCAGGAGCTCGACCGCGCCGACTTGCTCTCGGAAGCGGCGGCGGGAGCCGTCGGTCGCCTGGGAGCCCTCGATCGCCAGATTCTGGTCTGTTTGGAGACCGCCCGCATCGTCGAGGCCTTGGACCTACCCCACAGATCGATTGCCTCTGACGAGGCTGCTGCTGGAGATTCCTCCATTGGGGATTCTCGATGA
- a CDS encoding ferritin-like domain-containing protein, with protein sequence MNIYKVLPDLKKKRQMHLWHTALRSQWSAEDVQWDKPHRITSRKFKEELAKVLTPVLMGEQAALYSVSGLIPILGHRSEVESQFYLTTWAVDEARHTELFARFYQRLDQEPLPIRRFPAGYLFQSRIVSKEPAEWLSGVLISEVLALLIMEEFKRLDIDPVLSDVSDGILGDEARHLGFNHIYLEDRFSQLYEQDAAEAESFKEHLAKRLDYVLEGVPPIFEALKTELDSIGLASDEVMHKLGKETHRRLLRSVEAGRRVAQRQSQASRLSEAETVGA encoded by the coding sequence ATGAATATCTACAAAGTACTTCCGGATCTCAAAAAGAAGCGCCAGATGCACCTCTGGCATACCGCCCTGCGCTCCCAGTGGTCGGCGGAGGACGTCCAGTGGGACAAACCCCACCGCATCACCAGCCGCAAATTCAAAGAAGAGCTGGCCAAGGTGCTGACCCCGGTGCTCATGGGCGAGCAGGCGGCGCTGTACTCGGTCTCCGGCCTGATCCCCATCCTCGGCCACCGTTCCGAGGTGGAGAGCCAGTTCTATCTCACCACCTGGGCGGTGGACGAAGCCCGCCACACCGAGCTCTTCGCCCGCTTCTATCAGCGGCTGGACCAAGAACCCCTGCCCATCCGCCGCTTCCCCGCCGGCTACCTCTTCCAGAGCCGCATCGTCTCCAAAGAGCCGGCGGAGTGGCTCTCCGGCGTGTTGATCAGCGAGGTGCTGGCGCTGCTGATCATGGAAGAGTTCAAGCGCCTGGACATCGACCCGGTGCTCAGCGATGTCTCCGACGGCATCCTCGGGGACGAGGCGCGGCACCTGGGCTTCAACCACATTTATCTGGAAGATCGCTTCAGCCAACTCTACGAGCAAGATGCGGCGGAGGCGGAGAGCTTCAAGGAGCATCTCGCCAAGCGGCTGGACTACGTACTGGAGGGCGTGCCGCCGATCTTCGAGGCGCTCAAGACCGAGCTCGACTCCATCGGCCTCGCCAGCGACGAGGTGATGCACAAGCTGGGCAAAGAGACCCACCGCCGCCTGCTGCGCTCGGTGGAGGCGGGCCGCCGGGTGGCCCAGCGCCAGAGCCAGGCCAGCCGGCTCTCGGAGGCGGAGACCGTCGGCGCTTGA
- a CDS encoding lysophospholipid acyltransferase family protein — MLRWVIQLLGATCRVQVVTGAGVLEELAASRRPVIFSFWHNRVLFCAYTLYRRLLRKGYPITILVSHSGDGALGARLAELWRARVVRGSSSRGGSAGLRKMYRAVRDGSAAVTIPDGPRGPLYRVQPGAVVLAQMAQVPILPLAFSADRYWAIRSWDRLIVPKPFARIRLAVGEPLEIPRELTEGDLEAQKHRLEETLNQLVQQVEATPGQNPDGKGPHDGSSGGS; from the coding sequence TTGCTGCGCTGGGTGATCCAGCTCTTGGGCGCCACCTGCCGGGTGCAGGTGGTGACCGGTGCCGGCGTGCTCGAAGAGCTGGCGGCGAGCCGCCGGCCGGTGATCTTCAGCTTTTGGCACAACCGGGTGCTCTTCTGCGCCTACACTCTCTACCGCCGACTGCTGCGCAAGGGCTACCCCATCACCATCCTGGTCAGCCACTCCGGCGACGGCGCCCTGGGAGCGCGGCTGGCGGAGCTGTGGCGGGCGCGGGTGGTGCGCGGCTCCAGCTCCCGCGGCGGCAGCGCCGGGTTGCGCAAAATGTACCGGGCGGTGCGGGACGGCAGCGCCGCGGTGACCATCCCCGACGGCCCCCGAGGCCCGCTGTACCGCGTACAACCCGGTGCGGTAGTGCTGGCCCAGATGGCGCAGGTGCCGATTCTGCCCCTGGCTTTCAGCGCCGACCGCTACTGGGCGATAAGATCTTGGGATAGGCTGATCGTGCCGAAGCCCTTCGCCCGGATCCGTCTCGCCGTCGGCGAGCCTCTGGAGATCCCCCGGGAGCTTACGGAGGGCGACCTGGAAGCCCAAAAACACCGGCTCGAAGAGACTCTCAACCAGCTCGTCCAGCAGGTGGAGGCCACCCCGGGCCAGAACCCCGACGGCAAAGGCCCGCACGACGGAAGCTCGGGCGGCAGCTGA